The Maylandia zebra isolate NMK-2024a linkage group LG4, Mzebra_GT3a, whole genome shotgun sequence genome includes a window with the following:
- the LOC143418436 gene encoding protein NLRC3-like: MMEEEEDRAESAGSSCPSVRSDWSKDRNPDFSGEPGATRVEQQSSEVPSGQSAQQHQTQLDSIFMLLEDNIITFVKNELKKIQKVLSPGYPECLESQRSSSREAFVKITVDFLRRMKQEELADRLQSKLQAAVCHRNLKSTLKKKFQCVFEGIAKAGNPTLLNQIYTELYITEGGTAEVNDEHEVRQIETASRKPDRPETTIRQEDIFKASPGRDEPIRTVLTKGVAGIGKTVLTQKYSLDWAEDKANQDIQFIFPFTFRELNVLKEEKFSLVGLVHHFFTETKEAGICSFEDFQVVFIFDGLDECRLPLDFHKTTILTDPRKSTSVDALLINLIRGKLLPSARLWITTRPAAANQIPPDCVGMVTEVRGFTDPQKKKYFRKRFRDKKQASRIISHIKTSRSLHIMCHIPVFCWITATVLEDVLETREGGQLPKTLTEMYIHFLVVQAKVKKVKYDGGAETDPHWSPESRKMMESLGKLAFDQLQKGNLIFYESDLTECGINIRAASVYSGVFTQIFKEERGLYQDKVFCFIHLSVQEFLAALHVHLTFINSGLNLLEQQQTTSTWSKLFNKLKLQSLHQSAVNKALQSPNGHLDLFLRFLLGLSLQTNQTLLRGLLTQTGSSSQTNQETVQYIKKKLSENLSAEKSINLIHCLNELDDRSLVEEIQQSLRSGSLSTGELSPAQWSALVFILLSSEEDLDVFDLKKYSASEEALLRLLPVVKASNKALLSGCNLSDRSCEALSSVLSSQSSRLTELDLGNNNLQDSGVKLLSAGMKSQYCKLETLRQ; encoded by the exons atgatggaggaagaggaggacagagcagagtctgcagggtccagctgtccgtctgtgaggagtgactggtccaaaGATCGAAATCCagacttcagtggtgaacctggagcaacgag agtggagcagcagagctcagaggttcccagtggtcagtctgcccagcagcatcaaacacagctggactccatatttatg ctgctggaggacaacatcatcacttttgtgaagaacgagctgaagaagatccagaaggttctgagtccaggttacccagaatgcttagagagtcagaggagcagcagcagagaggcgtttgtgaagatcacagtggacttcctgaggagaatgaagcaggaggagctggctgaccgtctgcagagca aacttcaagctgctgtttgtcatcgtaaccttaaatccaccctgaagaagaagttccagtgtgtgtttgagggcatcgctaaagcaggaaacccaaccctcctgaatcagatctacacagagctctacatcacagagggagggactgcagaggtcaatgatgaacatgaggtcagacagattgaaacagcatccaggaaaccagacagaccagaaacaaccatcagacaagaagacatctttaaagcctcacctggaagagatgaaccaatcagaacagtgctgacaaagggagtggctggcattgggaaaacagtcttaacacagaaatacagcctggactgggctgaagacaaagccaaccaggacatccagttcatatttccattcactttcagagagctgaatgtgctgaaagaggaaaagttcagcttggtgggacttgttcatcacttctttactgaaaccaaagaagcaggaatctgcagctttgaagacttccaggttgtgttcatctttgatggtctggatgagtgtcgacttcctctggacttccacaaaactacaatcctaactgaccctagaaagtccacctcagtggatgcgctgctgataaacctcatcagggggaaactgcttccctctgctcgcctctggataaccacacgacctgcagcagccaatcagatccctcctgactgtgttggcatggtgacagaggtcagagggttcactgacccacagaagaagaagtacttcaggaagagattcagagataagaagcaggccagcaggatcatctcccacatcaagacatcacgaagcctccacatcatgtgtcacatcccagtcttctgctggatcactgctacagttctggaggatgtgctggaaaccagagagggaggacagctgcccaagaccctgactgagatgtacatccacttcctggtggttcaggccaaagtgaagaaggtcaagtatgatggaggagctgagacagatccacactggagtccagagagcaggaagatgatggagtctctgggaaaactggcttttgatcagctgcagaaaggaaacctgatcttctatgaatcagacctgacagagtgtggcatcaatatcagagcagcctcagtgtactcaggagtgttcacacagatctttaaagaggagagaggactgtaccaggacaaggtgttctgcttcatccatcttagtgttcaggagtttctggctgctcttcatgtccatctgaccttcatcaactctggactcaatctgctggaacaacaacaaacaacctctaCATGGTCTAAACtatttaacaaactaaaacttcaatctctccaccagagtgctgtgaacaaggccttacagagtccaaatggacacctggacttgttcctccgcttcctcctgggtctttcactgcagaccaatcagactctcctacgaggtctgctgacacagacaggaagtagctcacagaccaatcaggaaacagtccagtacatcaagaagaagctcagtgagaatctgtctgcagagaaaagcatcaatctgatccactgtctgaatgaactggatgatcgttctctagtggaggagatccaacagtccctgagatcaggaagtctctccacaggtgaactgtctcctgctcagtggtcagctctggtcttcatcttactgtcatcagaagaagatctggatgtgtttgacctgaagaaatactctgcttcagaggaggctcttctgaggctgctgccagtggtcaaagcctccaacaaggctct actgagtggctgtaacctgtcagacagaagctgtgaagctctgtcctcagtcctgagctcccagtcctcccgtctgacagagctggacctgggtaacaacaacctgcaggattcaggagtgaagcttctgtctgctgggatgaagagtcaatactgcaaactggaaacgctgag GCAATAA
- the LOC112431826 gene encoding histone H1.5-like, whose protein sequence is MMRSTCQRCGGKGSIINTPCAEVQAKKKKTMTSKPKKVGLSVGELIVKAVAASKERNGLSVAALKKALAAGGYDVDKNKARVKTAIKSLVAKGTLVQTKGTGASGSFKMNRVTETKAKTPAAAKAKKPAAAAKKSLKKAAAALQTLAQNQPHQRRDRTKLKEKLPAIGLLKWERTTE, encoded by the coding sequence ATGATGCGTTCAACGTGCCAGCGCTGTGGTGGGAAAGGCTCCATCATAAACACGCCCTGCGCCGAGGTTcaggccaagaagaagaagacgatgaCTTCCAAGCCCAAGAAGGTCGGCCTCAGCGTGGGCGAGCTGATTGTGAAAGCCGTGGCCGCTTCCAAGGAGCGCAACGGCCTGTCCGTGGCCGCCCTCAAGAAGGCTCTGGCTGCCGGAGGCTATGATGTGGACAAGAACAAGGCCCGTGTCAAGACCGCCATCAAGAGTCTGGTGGCGAAGGGCACTCTGGTGCAGACCAAGGGCACCGGGGCCTCCGGATCCTTCAAGATGAACAGGGTTACTGAGACCAAAGCTAAGACGCCCGCCGCGGCCAAAGCCAAGAAACCGGCAGCAGCTGCTAAGAAGTCGCTCaagaaggcagcagcagcacttcagaCACTAGCACAAAATCAACCGCATCAGAGGAGggacaggacaaagctgaaggagaaacTGCCTGCTATTGGACtgttgaagtgggagaggacaacagagtga